In Parerythrobacter aestuarii, the sequence CCCGCACTGCTGCCAACGGACCTGAGGCGGACTATCCGCAGGTTCTGGGCGAACCTTTCGCCGTCGATGGCCAGCTTTACACCCCCGAAGACACCTACAGCTATGACTCGGTCGGTTATGCCACCGTCGAAAAGGGAGGCGGCAATGGCGTGTCGGTCGCGCACAAGACGCTGCCAATGCCAAGCTATGTCGAAGTAACTTCGCTTGAGTCCGGTCGCACGGTCCTTGCCCGCGTCGAACGTCGTGGCCCGATGACGTCACAGCGCCTCGTCGCACTTTCGCAAGGGGCCGCGGCACAACTCGGGCTGGCAGAGGGCGCTCCGGTTCGCGTCCGCCGGGTCAATCCGCCGGAGTACGAGCGTGCTGAACTGCGTGCCGGCAAAACAGTGCCTGAACGCCTGGCCACACCTGATTCGCTCCTCGTTGTGCTGAAGAAGAAGCTCCCGACAGCCGGCGGCTTTGCCAGCCTTGCCGGACCAACGCGAGCTTCAACGGCCACAGGTATTGCCTCGACGCCGGTCCAGCCATCGACCGCGAGTGCGCGACCTGCCGGGGTTGCGGCACCGGTCGAGCAGACCTTTGATCGCACTTTCACGAACGAACGCCAGGCCAACAGGGCCTACCCGCTACCGGCCCTTGCTG encodes:
- a CDS encoding SPOR domain-containing protein, encoding MRLPVDVRKAFLALGLSALLAACGGGSGGYDVASTQASPRTAANGPEADYPQVLGEPFAVDGQLYTPEDTYSYDSVGYATVEKGGGNGVSVAHKTLPMPSYVEVTSLESGRTVLARVERRGPMTSQRLVALSQGAAAQLGLAEGAPVRVRRVNPPEYERAELRAGKTVPERLATPDSLLVVLKKKLPTAGGFASLAGPTRASTATGIASTPVQPSTASARPAGVAAPVEQTFDRTFTNERQANRAYPLPALAGPQSVASVPVARAVPPTATMARAPEVQRYSLPGVQTAAPIAATPRPAPAPVLPAPPTTESGAFVVQAAAFSSKGNADRLASKLDGGFVTKAGNFYRVRCGPYATRGQAEAALAKVRAAGYSDARVFSAG